Sequence from the Paenibacillus riograndensis SBR5 genome:
GGAATCGGTAAAAACGGTGTTGTCCCGCCATTTCCGCGAGCCGATTTCCATCCAGAACATTGCTATTCATGAGCAGAATTTGATTTTTGGCGGGGAAAAGGGGATTCGTGACATGATCCGGCTTGTCGTGGAGAAGTACAACCCGGATGTCCTGGCGCTCATCGGAACCTCAATCACAGAGGTGGTGGGCGAGGATCTGCTGGGAACCGCAGAGGGGTATTACCGGCAGCACAAGATGATGTTCAAGGATAAGCTGATGTGCGGGCTGTACCTCCCTGATTATGAGGGGTCCATGGAGTCCGGCTATGCCAAATCCGTGTACGCTGTGATCCAAAAAGTTATTCAGAACAGCGGGCGGATCGTGCGGAAGAAGAAACGGAACCGGATCAATCTGCTGCCGGGAGCCCATTTGACTCCGGGAGATGTTATGGAACTGAAGGAAATGATTGCTTCCTTTGACATTGAGGTGATTGTGCTCCCGGATTTGTCCTCTTCACTCACAGGACATTTAATGACAGGCCACACCCCCCTCTCCAGGGGAGGGGTGCCGCTCGATTATTTGCGGGAAATGCTGACGTCCACCTATACTCTGGCGCTCGGCGGTTCCATGGAGGCGTGTGCGAAGCTGCTTAAGGAGGAGCTGCAGATTCCCTATCAGGTATTTCAAGGCGTTACAGGACTGCGGGAGACCGATGAATTCTTCCTGTTTCTCCGCCAGTTCAGCCAGAGTGACGGGCAGAATAAGTACCGCTGGCAGCGGCAGTTTCTGCTTGATTGCATGCTGGATACCCGTTCGGTCTTCCGGGGGAAGCGGATTATTGCTGCGCTGGAGCCTGATCACCTCATTGCGCTGTACCAGTGTCTCGCAGAGCTGGGGATTAAGTCGGTTGGTTCGGTAATCCCTGCCGGTTCGCCTGCAGTGGCTGCCATGCCTGAAGCCGTGCAAACCGGTGATTTGGAGGATCTGGAACGGATGGCAGCGGGCGGAGCTGACCTGTGGGTGAGTAATGCTTACGGCGAAAGGCATGCGTTGAAAAGCGGTATCCCCTTCCTTCCCTTAGGGTTTCCGGTTTTTAACCGGTTTGGAGCGCCGGCCAATATCTCTGTGGGTTACCGGGGGACGGCCGACCTGTTGAACAATATCGCCAACACTATGAATAGCAAGGGGAGGAACCGCCGATGAAGATTGCCTTTGCGTCCAATGGGGGCAGGACACTGGATTGCCATTTCGGGCAGTGCACAGCATTTGCTATATTTGAGTTTGGGGAAAAGGGGTATCGCCTGCTGGAGACGAGAACTTTGCCTGTTCTGCAGGAAGAAACGGAGGAATGCGATAAATTCC
This genomic interval carries:
- the nifN gene encoding nitrogenase iron-molybdenum cofactor biosynthesis protein NifN; the protein is MDKGDRTAAKPLSVNPFQTSQIIGAVLALQGIYRAVPILHGAQGCAESVKTVLSRHFREPISIQNIAIHEQNLIFGGEKGIRDMIRLVVEKYNPDVLALIGTSITEVVGEDLLGTAEGYYRQHKMMFKDKLMCGLYLPDYEGSMESGYAKSVYAVIQKVIQNSGRIVRKKKRNRINLLPGAHLTPGDVMELKEMIASFDIEVIVLPDLSSSLTGHLMTGHTPLSRGGVPLDYLREMLTSTYTLALGGSMEACAKLLKEELQIPYQVFQGVTGLRETDEFFLFLRQFSQSDGQNKYRWQRQFLLDCMLDTRSVFRGKRIIAALEPDHLIALYQCLAELGIKSVGSVIPAGSPAVAAMPEAVQTGDLEDLERMAAGGADLWVSNAYGERHALKSGIPFLPLGFPVFNRFGAPANISVGYRGTADLLNNIANTMNSKGRNRR